A DNA window from Theobroma cacao cultivar B97-61/B2 chromosome 5, Criollo_cocoa_genome_V2, whole genome shotgun sequence contains the following coding sequences:
- the LOC18598370 gene encoding 2-Cys peroxiredoxin BAS1, chloroplastic, which produces MACSAASTTTALISSNPRSFSAKSKPISQSLTLPNSFSGVRAPLLSRVARSVSFSRTSHSRKSLVVKASSELPLVGNTAPDFEAEAVFDQEFIKVKLSEYIGKKYVILFFYPLDFTFVCPTEITAFSDRYEEFEKLNTEILGVSIDSVFSHLAWVQTDRKSGGLGDLKYPLISDVTKSISKSYGVLIPDQGIALRGLFIIDKEGVIQHSTINNLAIGRSVDETMRTLQALQYVQENPDEVCPAGWKPGEKSMKPDPKLSKEYFAAI; this is translated from the exons atggcTTGCTCCGCTGCTTCAACCACCACAGCTCTCATTTCCTCAAACCCTAGGTCTTTCTCCGCCAAATCTAAGCCCATCTCTCAATCCCTTACTCTCCCCAATTCCTTCTCCGGTGTCCGTGCCCCTCTCCTTTCTCGGGTCGCCCGCTCCGTTTCATTCTCCCGCACTTCCCATTCTCGGAAGAGCTTGGTCGTCAAAGCCAGC AGTGAGCTTCCACTGGTGGGAAATACTGCTCCCGATTTTGAGGCAGAGGCTGTCTTTGATCAGGAATTCATTAAG GTCAAGCTCTCTGAATACATTGGGAAGAAATATGTGATTCTCTTCTTCTATCCATTGGACTTTACATTTGTTTGCCCCACAG AGATTACTGCTTTCAGTGACCGCtatgaagaatttgaaaagttAAACACAGAAATATTAGGTGTTTCTATTGACAGTGTG TTTTCACACCTTGCCTGGGTTCAAACAGATAGGAAGTCTGGTGGTCTTGGTGATTTGAAGTATCCACTGATATCTGATGTCACCAAATCAATTTCCAAATCGTATGGAGTGTTGATTCCTGATCAG GGAATTGCATTGAGAGGGCTTTTCATTATCGATAAGGAGGGAGTTATCCAGCACTCTACTATCAACAACCTTGCCATTGGACGGAGTGTTGATGAAACGATGAGGACACTTCAG GCCTTGCAGTATGTGCAGGAAAACCCAGATGAAGTTTGCCCAGCTGGGTGGAAGCCCGGAGAGAAATCCATGAAACCGGACCCAAAGCTCAGCAAGGAGTACTTTGCCGCAATTTGA